One genomic region from Aneurinibacillus sp. REN35 encodes:
- a CDS encoding protein-glutamine gamma-glutamyltransferase gives MIKILGDPIDIHAMDLQNGFTDMEQDILQRMAVSSILYTYPSIEQLKFELTLRSHIVSAAKALDQSGVDFAGFSTSRCNPRYWIRTEEGGCQLKEGVQPAEAIRDIFKEGRLYAFECATAIVVVYYKAILDSIGEMNFNRLFSPLLLFDGTYDKDLGLTWREKTHYIPGDVRYFKNPEYNPKTPEWQGENVVLLEDGRYFAHGIGIKTDEEIIASLNKERKPHATRSAYLLEGAAEPAFSHLSQYAIRSENRRRILHASPEKRYIVAQIGQTAYLAL, from the coding sequence ATGATCAAAATTCTCGGTGATCCAATCGATATTCATGCCATGGACCTGCAGAACGGGTTTACTGACATGGAGCAAGACATCCTGCAGCGCATGGCAGTAAGTTCAATCTTGTACACATACCCTTCGATAGAACAGCTGAAGTTTGAGCTTACGCTTAGAAGTCATATTGTATCCGCCGCTAAAGCCCTTGACCAAAGTGGAGTGGATTTTGCGGGATTCAGCACATCGCGCTGCAATCCCCGCTACTGGATACGAACGGAGGAAGGTGGGTGTCAACTAAAGGAAGGGGTGCAGCCAGCGGAAGCAATTCGGGATATTTTTAAAGAAGGCCGCCTGTATGCATTTGAGTGTGCTACAGCAATCGTCGTTGTTTATTATAAGGCGATTCTTGATTCGATCGGTGAGATGAATTTTAATCGTTTGTTTTCCCCGCTTCTCTTGTTTGATGGCACATATGACAAAGACCTTGGGCTGACCTGGAGAGAGAAGACCCACTATATTCCAGGGGATGTGCGGTATTTTAAGAACCCGGAGTACAACCCAAAGACTCCGGAATGGCAGGGCGAAAATGTTGTGCTGCTAGAAGATGGCCGTTATTTTGCCCACGGGATCGGCATCAAAACCGACGAGGAAATCATTGCTTCCCTCAACAAAGAACGAAAACCTCATGCGACACGTTCCGCCTATCTGCTCGAGGGTGCAGCGGAGCCTGCGTTTTCTCATCTTTCTCAATACGCTATCAGAAGTGAAAACAGAAGGCGGATTCTTCATGCATCCCCTGAAAAGCGATATATTGTTGCGCAAATAGGGCAGACAGCATACCTTGCACTCTAA